Genomic segment of Nitrospirota bacterium:
GAAAATATAGAAAACTCAGGCACTCCGGAAAAGGAGTATGCTACTCCCGAATTAAAGGCCTGTATATTTTCTGTCGGCGCGCAGGAGTTTTCAGTAGACATGGCCTATCTAAAGGGAATAGCGGAGCTTTCAGATATCTCCCCCCTGCCTCTCAGTCCCCCTTACATAGAGGGGCTTACATCCCTGAGAGGAGAGGCCGTGCCCGTTGTGAATCTCGCCACCCTGAAGGAGCTTCAGGAAGAAAAGGCTAAAGAAAGGTGGCTGATAGTGCTTGAGGTGGAGAGGACTCTTTTTGGAATTATTGCAAACGAGATGCCGGATCTGGCCGCAGATTACAGAGGTGAGTTTATTGATGTCCCGGAATTTTTTGAAACATACAGGTTGAGGTAATGGCAGAAAAGGGTTTACGCGATTTCTTTCTTGCAGAGGCGGAAGAACACCTGGTTGTCCTTGAAAAAGGATTCCTTAAACTGGAAAAGAACCCTTCGGAACTTTCCGGCATACAGGAGCTTTTCAGGGCTGCTCACACCCTTAAGGGTTCCGCTGCACTTGTCAAACTTGATACCACAAGCAAGGTTGCACATAACCTCGAAGATGTCCTTGAGTCAATCCGGGACGGCAATACCCCCGTTACCAGACCGGTCGTTGACTGGCTTCTCCATACCCTTGATGCCATA
This window contains:
- a CDS encoding chemotaxis protein CheW, whose amino-acid sequence is MVENIENSGTPEKEYATPELKACIFSVGAQEFSVDMAYLKGIAELSDISPLPLSPPYIEGLTSLRGEAVPVVNLATLKELQEEKAKERWLIVLEVERTLFGIIANEMPDLAADYRGEFIDVPEFFETYRLR